In the Mytilus trossulus isolate FHL-02 chromosome 1, PNRI_Mtr1.1.1.hap1, whole genome shotgun sequence genome, one interval contains:
- the LOC134695908 gene encoding RWD domain-containing protein 3-like isoform X1, whose amino-acid sequence MSELDEEIQSLKSFYCQPGEFAVKEFGNNKQILVHLKHNQPSQEPILINVDLRVTESYPEQIPDIIVNSPQLTHELLTIIRKDATECAHQNQGQAMIFVVLCSIQDNLDKLVDEQYSLKVPEEDETGDVWNCFLLLDHMRAKSKYIKTIHKWTQDLDLKGRLLFCGKLILILLQGQHGNIKDYLIRHRSVNVDVDSHGRSCKERMLSVICEEKATGGKRFPDFTVMEYDLKEDLVKLFSDFNLSSLYWWSMHEANVF is encoded by the exons ATGTCTGAATTAGATGAAGAAATACAGAGTTTAAAGTCATTTTATTGTCAACCTGGGGAATTTGCAGTCAAAG aatttggaaacaacaaacaaatattagtTCATTTAAAACATAACCAACCTAGCCAGGAGCCAATTCTTATAAATGTTGACCTCAGAGTAACAGAAAGTTATCCTGAACAAATACCAGATATTATAGTAAACAGTCCACAACTGACTCATGAACTTCTAACAATCATACGTAAAGATGCTACAGAATGTGCTCACCAGAATCAAGGACAGGCTatgatttttgtagttttatgtAGTATTCAGGACAACTTAGATAAACTGGTTGATGAACAGTATTCTTTAAAGGTACCAGAGGAAGATGAAACAGGAGATGTGTGGAATTGTTTCTTGTTACTTGATCATATGAGAGctaaatctaaatacattaaaacaatTCACAAGTGGACACAAGATCTTGATCTTAAAGGGAGATTACTGTTCTGTGGGAAACTTATCCTTATATTACTACAGGGTCAACATGGTAACATTAAG gacTATCTAATCAGACATCGAAGTGTAAATGTTGATGTTGATTCACATGGAAGGAGTTGTAAAGAAAGAATGTTGTCTGTTATATGTGAAGAGAAGGCTACAGGTGGCAAAAG atttcCAGACTTTACTGTTATGGAGTATGATTTAAAAGAAGACTTGGTGAAGCTATTTTCTGACTTTAATCTGTCCtcattatatt GGTGGTCAATGCATGAGGCCAATGTCTTCTGA
- the LOC134695908 gene encoding RWD domain-containing protein 3-like isoform X2, giving the protein MSELDEEIQSLKSFYCQPGEFAVKEFGNNKQILVHLKHNQPSQEPILINVDLRVTESYPEQIPDIIVNSPQLTHELLTIIRKDATECAHQNQGQAMIFVVLCSIQDNLDKLVDEQYSLKVPEEDETGDVWNCFLLLDHMRAKSKYIKTIHKWTQDLDLKGRLLFCGKLILILLQGQHGNIKDYLIRHRSVNVDVDSHGRSCKERMLSVICEEKATGGKRFPDFTVMEYDLKEDLVKLFSDFNLSSLYCKYIKDVYL; this is encoded by the exons ATGTCTGAATTAGATGAAGAAATACAGAGTTTAAAGTCATTTTATTGTCAACCTGGGGAATTTGCAGTCAAAG aatttggaaacaacaaacaaatattagtTCATTTAAAACATAACCAACCTAGCCAGGAGCCAATTCTTATAAATGTTGACCTCAGAGTAACAGAAAGTTATCCTGAACAAATACCAGATATTATAGTAAACAGTCCACAACTGACTCATGAACTTCTAACAATCATACGTAAAGATGCTACAGAATGTGCTCACCAGAATCAAGGACAGGCTatgatttttgtagttttatgtAGTATTCAGGACAACTTAGATAAACTGGTTGATGAACAGTATTCTTTAAAGGTACCAGAGGAAGATGAAACAGGAGATGTGTGGAATTGTTTCTTGTTACTTGATCATATGAGAGctaaatctaaatacattaaaacaatTCACAAGTGGACACAAGATCTTGATCTTAAAGGGAGATTACTGTTCTGTGGGAAACTTATCCTTATATTACTACAGGGTCAACATGGTAACATTAAG gacTATCTAATCAGACATCGAAGTGTAAATGTTGATGTTGATTCACATGGAAGGAGTTGTAAAGAAAGAATGTTGTCTGTTATATGTGAAGAGAAGGCTACAGGTGGCAAAAG atttcCAGACTTTACTGTTATGGAGTATGATTTAAAAGAAGACTTGGTGAAGCTATTTTCTGACTTTAATCTGTCCtcattatattgtaaatatattaaagatgtttatttatga